One window from the genome of Kryptolebias marmoratus isolate JLee-2015 linkage group LG1, ASM164957v2, whole genome shotgun sequence encodes:
- the susd1 gene encoding sushi domain-containing protein 1 isoform X2, translated as MDEGNRRMIVGFLLVGFSGFLAGGQTLLDVCSTCHANAKCQDKPNGSGKVCNCELGFLGNGITFCQDKDECQIGTTKICGQHTTCHNTYGSYYCTCLAGYRPSNNMAVFIPNDGTHCQDIDECKTTGLCGEGGQCRNVEGSFDCSCQLGYQVHNGSEPFHPQRDGASCKVVDCGQPAAVEDTTLLPLQGTTYSSVATYVCNEGFVWRRGDNSSVCSADGLWRGPTLVCEETVCGNPPLIESTEQVWNNKSTPGSIVLYFCKNGFYDKGGQNVSICNKNGHWTPPTLSCQEQLCGGPPTVLNTGQVWNGSSTPGSTVTYYCKAGFYHHGGSNESVCTVNGYWTKPDILCKEVDCGEPLPIPHAGVLWDKSSAVGSQVAYTCDDGYVSVGEGNVSVCTASGEWDQTSLSCQEIICAEPLFIQHAHRRWDGAPHIGSVVFYQCEEGYYARGQRSYSVCGKNGLWEDVDLWCEEINCGSPQILPDTNLLWDHNSRPGSVVLYECMDGFYQQSGNNFSTCSLSGEWGEVSIKCKAKCGPIPFLANSEVVWHNRSVVIHRCGAGYHSWRGTSMSLCGSSGVWQEATLKCIEINPPISHLVIHNGNCLQWKAEKYEEDTETYRVTYTGSRDFQRSFRDRGKHFLTSKADRLKLCLKLLPVTNYSVSVTAASARFTATTATNTSLTEPPAPVVYYTELETPFPTLRLQRSPDTLDPLSLYQIFVLPVEGITMFDCSFPASLDAQNKLNPAAEYITAQLHVQSVGTEMNFTVGDGRLYGGFYNAPLESSRTYYIILRAVSQWKTASKSCCVLWAKIEGTSYVLRASSLSVVVFIGGAILVVLGGYSFTWCVKRS; from the exons ATGGATGAAGGGAACAGAAGAATGATTGTGGGTTTTCTGCTCGTTGGATTTTCAG GTTTTCTAGCAGGAGGACAAACTCTGCTGGATGTGTGCTCGACCTGCCACGCCAACGCCAAGTGTCAGGACAAACCAAACGGCTCTGGTAAAGTCTGTAACTGCGAGCTCGGCTTTCTCGGAAACGGAATAACTTTCTGTCAAG acaaagATGAGTGCCAGATAGGAACCACTAAGATCTGTGGGCAGCATACCACATGCCACAACACCTACGGTAGCTACTACTGCACCTGCTTGGCTGGCTACAGGCCCTCTAACAACATGGCTGTCTTCATCCCAAATGATGGAACCCACTGCCAAG atattgatgAGTGTAAGACCACGGGGCTGTGTGGAGAGGGAGGTCAGTGCAGGAACGTGGAGGGCAGCTTTGACTGTAGCTGTCAGCTGGGATATCAAGTCCACAATGGATCTGAGCCCTTTCACCCACAAAGAGACGGAGCTTCCTGCAAAG TGGTGGACTGTGGCCAGCCTGCTGCAGTAGAGGACACAACCCTGCTGCCTCTCCAGGGAACCACATACAGCAGCGTGGCCACGTATGTCTGCAATGAAGGCTTTGTGTGGAGGAGGGGGGACAACAGCTCTGTGTGCAGTGCTGATGGATTATGGAGAGGACCCACGTTGGTCTGTGAAG AGACCGTGTGTGGAAATCCTCCTTTAATTGAATCCACAGAGCAGGTGTGGAACAATAAGTCCACCCCTGGCAGCATTGTGctatatttctgtaaaaatggcttttatGATAAAGGAGGACAAAACGTATCCATCTGTAATAAAAACGGTCACTGGACACCCCCAACTTTGTCATGTCAAG AGCAGTTATGTGGAGGCCCACCCACTGTGCTTAACACTGGACAGGTGTGGAATGGCAGCTCCACCCCTGGAAGCACAGTGACCTACTACTGTAAGGCAGGATTTTATCATCATGGGGGTAGCAATGAGTCAGTGTGCACAGTTAACGGTTACTGGACCAAACCTGACATTTTGTGCAAag AAGTTGACTGCGGGGAGCCTTTACCTATCCCTCACGCAGGCGTACTGTGGGATAAAAGCTCTGCTGTGGGCTCTCAGGTTGCTTATACGTGTGACGATGGATATGTCAGTGTTGGAGAGGGAAATGTATCAGTTTGTACCGCCAGTGGAGAATGGGATCAAACCTCTTTGTCCTGTCAAG AAATCATTTGCGCAGAACCTCTTTTCATACAGCACGCTCACAGGCGATGGGATGGTGCGCCACATATTGGTAGCGTTGTGTTTTACCAATGTGAGGAGGGATATTATGCCAGAGGACAAAGAAGCTACTCTGTATGTGGAAAAAACGGATTGTGGGAGGATGTTGATCTGTGGTGTGAAg AAATAAACTGCGGTTCCCCACAAATTCTCCCCGACACTAACCTCCTGTGGGACCATAACAGCAGACCGGGCAGCGTTGTGCTGTATGAGTGTATGGACGGATTTTACCAGCAAAGTGGCAAtaatttttcaacatgttcactCTCAGGAGAGTGGGGGGAGGTATCTATAAAATGCAAAG CTAAATGTGGCCCGATTCCCTTCCTTGCCAACTCCGAAGTAGTGTGGCATAACAGAAGCGTTGTGATTCATCGCTGTGGAGCTGGGTATCACAGCTGGAGGGGCACCAGCATGTCTCTGTGTGGCAGCTCAGGGGTGTGGCAGGAGGCGACGCTGAAGTGCATAG AAATCAATCCACCTATCAGTCACCTAGTCATCCATAATGGAAACTGCCTGCAGtggaaagcagaaaaatatgaGGAAGATACAGAAACTTACAGG GTGACTTACACCGGATCCAGAGACTTCCAGAGATCCTTTCGAGACAGAGGAAAACACTTCCTGACGTCGAAGGCTGATCGGCTGAAACTTTGCCTCAAACTGCTGCCGGTAACAAACTACAGCGTCTCTGTAACTGCAGCTTCAGCCAGATTCACAGCCACCACCGCCACGAACACCAGCTTGACAG AACCTCCAGCACCAGTTGTCTACTACACCGAATTAGAGACTCCATTTCCAACTCTGAGGCTACAAAGATCACCCGACACACTGGACCCACTGAG TTTGTACCAAATCTTTGTGCTTCCTGTAGAGGGGATCACGATGTTTGACTGTTCCTTTCCTGCGAGCTTAGACGCGCAGAACAAACTAAACCCAGCAGCGGAGTACATCACTGCCCAGCTTCATGTCCAGAGTGTTGGGACAGAAATGAACTTTACCGTAGGGGATGGCCGCCTCTATGGGGGCTTCTATAATGCACCGCTGGAGAGCAGCCGAACCTATTACATCATCTTACGAGCTGTCAGTCAGTGGAAAACG GCCTCGAAAAGTTGCTGTGTGCTGTGGGCAAAGATAGAAG GCACATCGTACGTCCTGAGGGCTTCATCGCTGTCTGTTGTTGTATTCATAGGAGGGGCCATCTTGGTTGTACTGGGGGGATACAGTTTCACCTG GTGTGTTAAGAGGTCTTAA
- the susd1 gene encoding sushi domain-containing protein 1 isoform X1 produces the protein MDEGNRRMIVGFLLVGFSGFLAGGQTLLDVCSTCHANAKCQDKPNGSGKVCNCELGFLGNGITFCQDKDECQIGTTKICGQHTTCHNTYGSYYCTCLAGYRPSNNMAVFIPNDGTHCQDIDECKTTGLCGEGGQCRNVEGSFDCSCQLGYQVHNGSEPFHPQRDGASCKVVDCGQPAAVEDTTLLPLQGTTYSSVATYVCNEGFVWRRGDNSSVCSADGLWRGPTLVCEAKCGPIPFLANSEVVWHNRSVVIHRCGAGYHSWRGTSMSLCGSSGVWQEATLKCIEINPPISHLVIHNGNCLQWKAEKYEEDTETYRVTYTGSRDFQRSFRDRGKHFLTSKADRLKLCLKLLPVTNYSVSVTAASARFTATTATNTSLTEPPAPVVYYTELETPFPTLRLQRSPDTLDPLSLYQIFVLPVEGITMFDCSFPASLDAQNKLNPAAEYITAQLHVQSVGTEMNFTVGDGRLYGGFYNAPLESSRTYYIILRAVSQWKTASKSCCVLWAKIEGTSYVLRASSLSVVVFIGGAILVVLGGYSFTWCVKRS, from the exons ATGGATGAAGGGAACAGAAGAATGATTGTGGGTTTTCTGCTCGTTGGATTTTCAG GTTTTCTAGCAGGAGGACAAACTCTGCTGGATGTGTGCTCGACCTGCCACGCCAACGCCAAGTGTCAGGACAAACCAAACGGCTCTGGTAAAGTCTGTAACTGCGAGCTCGGCTTTCTCGGAAACGGAATAACTTTCTGTCAAG acaaagATGAGTGCCAGATAGGAACCACTAAGATCTGTGGGCAGCATACCACATGCCACAACACCTACGGTAGCTACTACTGCACCTGCTTGGCTGGCTACAGGCCCTCTAACAACATGGCTGTCTTCATCCCAAATGATGGAACCCACTGCCAAG atattgatgAGTGTAAGACCACGGGGCTGTGTGGAGAGGGAGGTCAGTGCAGGAACGTGGAGGGCAGCTTTGACTGTAGCTGTCAGCTGGGATATCAAGTCCACAATGGATCTGAGCCCTTTCACCCACAAAGAGACGGAGCTTCCTGCAAAG TGGTGGACTGTGGCCAGCCTGCTGCAGTAGAGGACACAACCCTGCTGCCTCTCCAGGGAACCACATACAGCAGCGTGGCCACGTATGTCTGCAATGAAGGCTTTGTGTGGAGGAGGGGGGACAACAGCTCTGTGTGCAGTGCTGATGGATTATGGAGAGGACCCACGTTGGTCTGTGAAG CTAAATGTGGCCCGATTCCCTTCCTTGCCAACTCCGAAGTAGTGTGGCATAACAGAAGCGTTGTGATTCATCGCTGTGGAGCTGGGTATCACAGCTGGAGGGGCACCAGCATGTCTCTGTGTGGCAGCTCAGGGGTGTGGCAGGAGGCGACGCTGAAGTGCATAG AAATCAATCCACCTATCAGTCACCTAGTCATCCATAATGGAAACTGCCTGCAGtggaaagcagaaaaatatgaGGAAGATACAGAAACTTACAGG GTGACTTACACCGGATCCAGAGACTTCCAGAGATCCTTTCGAGACAGAGGAAAACACTTCCTGACGTCGAAGGCTGATCGGCTGAAACTTTGCCTCAAACTGCTGCCGGTAACAAACTACAGCGTCTCTGTAACTGCAGCTTCAGCCAGATTCACAGCCACCACCGCCACGAACACCAGCTTGACAG AACCTCCAGCACCAGTTGTCTACTACACCGAATTAGAGACTCCATTTCCAACTCTGAGGCTACAAAGATCACCCGACACACTGGACCCACTGAG TTTGTACCAAATCTTTGTGCTTCCTGTAGAGGGGATCACGATGTTTGACTGTTCCTTTCCTGCGAGCTTAGACGCGCAGAACAAACTAAACCCAGCAGCGGAGTACATCACTGCCCAGCTTCATGTCCAGAGTGTTGGGACAGAAATGAACTTTACCGTAGGGGATGGCCGCCTCTATGGGGGCTTCTATAATGCACCGCTGGAGAGCAGCCGAACCTATTACATCATCTTACGAGCTGTCAGTCAGTGGAAAACG GCCTCGAAAAGTTGCTGTGTGCTGTGGGCAAAGATAGAAG GCACATCGTACGTCCTGAGGGCTTCATCGCTGTCTGTTGTTGTATTCATAGGAGGGGCCATCTTGGTTGTACTGGGGGGATACAGTTTCACCTG GTGTGTTAAGAGGTCTTAA
- the si:ch211-12e13.12 gene encoding uncharacterized protein si:ch211-12e13.12, producing MRRRGGDDTAGLSLSDPTGSSGVQLYHDCQKASFQTRPGNGSHSRDHLAGQDGDPDTTPKHQEQELNIRDETFRGSATRTMDSSSQAYSGPEDNSTDPHESMTESSTITFVDAYTLEESGGNHSLQGAREVYLKEFVLIDDDEDGDMSLREKTVTELSVMEGKAADLVCGRLLSTSSGSLSEWKDDRPAREGPPPGGADTPRAKKPCCFCTLL from the coding sequence ATGAGGAGGCGAGGAGGAGACGACACCGCCGGCCTCTCGCTCTCTGATCCAACAGGGAGCAGCGGCGTTCAGCTCTACCATGACTGCCAGAAGGCTTCTTTTCAGACGCGCCCTGGGAATGGTTCCCACTCCAGAGACCACCTCGCCGGGCAAGACGGCGATCCTGACACCACCCCCAAACACCAGGAGCAGGAGCTGAACATAAGGGACGAGACATTTCGTGGGAGCGCCACTCGGACGATGGATTCAAGCAGCCAAGCGTACTCAGGGCCCGAGGACAACTCCACAGACCCACACGAGTCCATGACAGAGTCTTCAACTATAACCTTTGTAGATGCCTACACCTTGGAGGAGTCAGGGGGGAACCACAGTCTCCAGGGGGCCAGGGAGGTTTACCTCAAAGAGTTTGTGCTGATCGACGACGATGAAGACGGGGACATGTCACTGAGAGAGAAGACGGTGACGGAGTTATCGGTGATGGAAGGAAAAGCTGCTGACCTGGTGTGCGGGAGGCTGCTGTCCACCTCCAGCGGCTCCCTGTCAGAGTGGAAGGATGATCGCCCGGCCCGTGAAGGCCCTCCGCCCGGGGGGGCAGACACACCACGGGCGAAGAAACCCTGCTGTTTCTGCACTCTGCTGTGA